The Juglans regia cultivar Chandler chromosome 10, Walnut 2.0, whole genome shotgun sequence genome includes the window CAATCAGACAGATGTTCCATTCAGTCACAATCTTCACCGGGTGGGATTGGATTGGTTCCCCGGGGGGTTTGGTTCCCACATTGAAGTTTCATTGGCCATTTTTTTAATGCCCTTAGTATTCAGTTTCAGCCCATCCTAGTGCTACCACATGAGAAAGACGAATACAAATATAACGTTGAAGAAACCCCTAGCGATTGGCTCAAGTGCTAtaagccttggtcttggtggtataaTCCCTTCATGTCAAGGTTTGAACCCTTGGGTGCATACAATTTCCAGGGGTCATTGGACTGGGAGAATTTTACCCAGAATTTCCCAAGGTGAACCTGCTGGAAACTCATTACTGAAGGTCTGCAACCTCAGATTAGTTGGATCTTTGTTCTCAGACACCCGGggccaataaaaaaacaaatataaaggtaaaatttattacttatacGCATTTGCATTTTTCTCAATTAGAACCTGGCATGTTAAATAGAAATGGTTTGGTAGGTGCAAGAGACATGGTCCCAACAACTTGGCACATGTTATATAAAGGCCATTCATTGAACATGAAAACTTACCACGTTCTTTAGAACTCAGTTAAGTATAGTGGGAAACTTACATTATCTTCAATGAAGTTTGACAAATTCCACGTTAGatgaataaaatgataaagaGAGTGAAAGATGGGTATGTTGCATACCAGCCTTGTAAGAAAGAGGCACAACCGGTCTGGTCTTCATAATGGTGGTGGTAGTGCTGGTATTGCGGAGCTGGTGGCGGAGGCGGTGGAGGGTAGCCTTGTCCGAAATACCCCTGATAACCTTCATAGGGCGGAGGCTGAGGCAACGGCTGAGGGTACCCCGGATACCCAGGCGGCGGTGGGGCGGCGGGTGGATACCCTTCGTATGGTGGCGCTGATGGGTACCCCGGGTGCGGTGGCGGCGGGTACGGAAAAGTATACCCTGCACGTATAATTGTGAAATTTCAATCAAAAGAAATCGGAATCGAAAACTAGAGAAAATCAAATAGTTTaccaaatcaaatataaaaagaaaaagggaggaaTTGATAGTAAGAGAGATTGGGGATGGAAGGAGCGACTGACCTGGTGGTGGATAGGGTTCTTGGGGAGCTTTCTGGTAACTCATCGTCGGGCTGTGTCCTGTGAGGGAGGGGGGGGATTGTTGTTGTTTGTCTGGGTTGACATATATACACAAGATCGTCCTTtactatttatctatttatatttttcttcttataggTATCGTAAACAGAAGAGTGCGGTTTGgttgttgagatgaattaaattatttataaataatagtaaatttaaatgatatagtgGGTTTTATAGGATCcatttaagataagtttagttgtatttggatgttaagatgaatttagatatttataagaagttgaaaaaagttgtggatcctacgtgtaaagaggtattgagttgaaaagattgtgagtctcatgtgtaaagaagttttgaattgagatgagtttagtgatttgagagtttagtatttagatgttaaactcagtttaaaattaagagcaatgctacgtacAATTCTCATTTGAAGACTGCATGTGCAAACctagtcaattttatttttaaatttttttaaaattacaataatatctttttcaaaatgataaaatctaatgCACTAGGTATTTTCGCAAACATGTTATGAAACTTTGAATagttagataagatgagatgattcatgaataataataaaataatttataaaaaattatttgagttaagatattttataaaattttgagaaatgaaataaaaaacttaaataaaaatattataaagttaaaatttattttgtgagatttttaaacttaattttgttttgaaaattaaaaattttaaattgtcttattattttgaaatttggaaaaaattaaattacgtagcttcatattttttcaaaaaaaaaaacctcggCTAGCTGGAACGTTcccaaaaagagaagaaatgggTGGTCGTGGTATTATGGAGGCAGTGGGGTGGGGGAGCTTAATGAGGCCTGCATTGCATAGTTAGAGGAAATTTCCTCTCAACTCTGGTGCTGCCATAATTCAATAACCCCAATACAGATATAGCTAAACTGCGTGTCCCCACCAGAATGATGGCCATTTCTATAAAAGATTGTACCACTTTCCCCCATTGGGACCAGACCATAACCTACCACCATCTAATCAACACTCACAAATTGAAACCTACCAAATAACTAAAGGACTGACTTGTATGGCAAAAAACCCATTTCACCACAGCCACCTCCTCCCCCCAATGGTTATTCTTGTGTTCATATTCATTGTTTtttaaaacagagagagagagagagagagagaaccaaaGAAAAGGCTTTGTCCTGAAAACACGTAGTACAACTTTTTCCTGGAAAT containing:
- the LOC109001864 gene encoding cysteine-rich and transmembrane domain-containing protein WIH1, whose amino-acid sequence is MSYQKAPQEPYPPPGYTFPYPPPPHPGYPSAPPYEGYPPAAPPPPGYPGYPQPLPQPPPYEGYQGYFGQGYPPPPPPPAPQYQHYHHHYEDQTGCASFLQGCLAALCCCCLLEECCFFL